The proteins below come from a single Marinobacter bohaiensis genomic window:
- a CDS encoding PA1571 family protein yields MTQQQPQTESWMNGAAIVLSDGREVPITDAMVRSSLAQLADADDTREEPLRKVG; encoded by the coding sequence ATGACGCAACAGCAACCGCAAACGGAAAGCTGGATGAACGGCGCCGCCATCGTCCTGTCCGATGGCCGTGAAGTACCGATTACCGATGCGATGGTTCGCTCATCGCTGGCACAGCTGGCTGACGCGGATGACACCCGCGAGGAGCCGCTGCGCAAAGTAGGCTAA